In Osmia lignaria lignaria isolate PbOS001 chromosome 5, iyOsmLign1, whole genome shotgun sequence, a single genomic region encodes these proteins:
- the LOC117607852 gene encoding tetratricopeptide repeat protein 39C gives MAKKTEDMKEWNIARTGISLLLNNKVEEAEALFTGHPHSFHVKAGRCFVLFMNALMTFENDKLQQAMILLKDMERECASDIGWLKSMKSRVFRTEETNKDYINKLERQIVLADSQVCAAILTLLQQELTGYVRGGWMLRKAWQVYQHAYTQILQLYQRTFGTSPSGFNTRCSTPCNGSSYSLQSLQSPGSSEWSIPSCNGSANHPTPVSSPSGLRSSLSMFFSLTGITSEQQTPFVEPSEVTRLMSAVSFGYGIYQLCVSLLPPSLIKVIHFLGFEGDREAGLTALMYARLSEDMRAPLATLSLLWYHTIARPFFALDGSNLRAGVNAAKQLITECQSEFNNSALFLFFAGRIQRLESNVNDALQAYAKAVEISSQREIKLLCLHEVAWCYLIRLSYEEAYRSLTQLRQQSRWSVSFYAYLATVCCGAIGKFDIVAASYRKILNSNNRMNKETQLGLFVTRRTPKLLNQETGQPYAVLYYRLLVYELLYLWNAMPSCSAESLRGIVLGSSRDKTCDYEEDPMSVRNTYCCANGGICPAAVLNSSRQSPWYCKLIKPFVFCVITSLLAMSVSHLCDKYSASTTFKIIRSDLVNLRAHLNTLSMEVKNVMETRNDLKNKLKEVGYIIPKMSEAILYLRNEVSEGMKAMSPDTVRDLVRSELQTYDADKTGRTDYALGSSGGTILSTRNTETYSAGAPVLKLFGIPICQQQNTPQAVIQTGVLPGECWAFKGSSGSVVIQLLGLVYVSGVSMEHIPQSISPTGETTTAPKDFSILGLKCVDDTNPFLFGEFTYDNTGPPVQYFEVQNRSDKPYEIIELKVHSNSGNNEYTCIYRIRVHGTLSKKNR, from the exons ATGGCTAAAAAGACAGAAGATATGAAAGAGTGGAATATTGCTAGAACGGGAATTTCTCTTCTTTTGAATAATAAAGTTGAAGAGGCTGAAGCCCTATTTACTGGACACCCTCATAGCTTTCACGTAAAAGCAGGTCGCTGCTTTGTCCTGTTTATG AATGCATTAATGACATTTGAGAATGATAAACTTCAGCAGGCCATGATATTGTTGAAAGATATGGAGAGAGAATGTGCGAGTGATATAGGATGGTTAAAATCCATGAAGAGCAGGGTCTTTAGAACGGAAGAAACTAac AAAGATTATATCAACAAATTGGAAAGACAAATAGTTTTAGCAGACTCCCAGGTCTGTGCGGCAATATTAACATTACTACAACAAGAACTCACTGGTTACGTACGTGGTGGTTGGATGTTACGTAAAGCTTGGCAAGTTTATCAACACGCGTATACACAAATTTTACAACTTTATCAGCGTACCTTTGGTACCAGTCCATCGG GATTCAATACGAGGTGCAGTACTCCGTGCAATGGCTCCTCTTATTCCCTTCAAAGTCTACAAAGTCCAGGTTCCTCGGAATGGTCTATACCTTCTTGCAATGGTTCAGCAAACCATCCAACACCAGTCTCGTCCCCCTCAGGTCTGCGAAGCTCTCTATCAATGTTCTTCTCGCTCACTGGCATCACGTCCGAACAACAGACACC TTTTGTTGAACCTAGCGAGGTCACCAGATTGATGTCAGCAGTTAGCTTTGGATATGGGATTTATCAGTTGTGTGTCAGTTTATTGCCACCCTCGCTTATAAAAGTAATTCACTTTTTGGGCTTCGAAGGTGATAGAGAAGCAGGACTCACTGCTTTAATGTATGCACGATTAAGTGAGGATATGCGTGCTCCACTTGCCAC CTTATCTTTACTTTGGTACCACACAATCGCCCGCCCTTTTTTCGCCCTTGATGGAAGCAATCTTCGAGCTGGTGTGAATGCTGCAAAGCAATTAATTACAGAATGTCAATCAGAGTTCAATAATTCCgcgctgttcctttttttcgcTGGCCGAATACAGAGACTCGAG TCAAATGTAAATGATGCTCTTCAAGCGTATGCAAAGGCTGTTGAAATTTCCAGTCAGAGGGAAATAAAGCTGTTATGCTTGCACGAAGTAGCTTGGTGTTACCTAATTCGATTGAGTTACGAAGAAGCTTACCGATCTTTAACGCAATTACGCCAGCAATCTAGGTGGTCAGTAAGCTTTTACGCTTACTTAGCAACTG TTTGTTGCGGAGCGATTGGTAAATTCGACATTGTGGCGGCATCTTATCGAAAGATACTTAATTCGAATAATCGAATGAATAAGGAGACGCAACTTGGTTTGTTCGTTACGCGTCGAACGCCTAAGCTTTTGAATCAAGAAACTGGACAACCTTACGCAGTTTTGTACTACAGATTACTTGTGTACGAGTTACTTTATTTGTGGAACGCGATGCCGTCCTGTTCTGCAGAGTCGTTACGAGGAATTGTTCTAG GTTCTTCAAGAGATAAAACCTGTGATTATGAGGAAGATCCGATGAGCGTTCGAAACACGTATTGCTGCGCAAATGGAGGAATCTGTCCAGCTGCTGTATTAAATTCCTCTCGCCAATCTCCTTGGTACTGTAAACTCATCAAACCATTTGTATTTTGTGTGATCACATCGTTGTTGG CAATGTCAGTATCTCATCTCTGTGACAAATACTCAGCTAGTacaacttttaaaataattagatCTGACTTGGTGAATCTGAGGGCACATTTAAATACTCTTTCG atgGAAGTAAAGAATGTAATGGAAACCCGAAATGATTTAAAGAATAAATTGAAGGAAGTTGGATATATCATTCCGAAAATGTCTGAAGCCATTCTCTATTTAAGAAATGAAGTATCTGAGG GAATGAAGGCTATGTCTCCAGACACTGTTAGAGATTTGGTGAGGAGTGAATTGCAAACTTACGATGCTGATAAAACTGGAAGAACTGATTATGCACTTGGAAGTTCAG GTGGCACAATTCTTTCAacaagaaatacagaaacatatTCAGCTGGTGCACCAGTACTGAAACTCTTTGGAATACCTATTTGTCAACAACAGAACACACCTCAGGCTGTCATTCAG ACTGGTGTTCTTCCGGGTGAATGCTGGGCATTTAAAGGTAGCAGTGGCAGTGTTGTTATACAGTTACTTGGTTTAGTATATGTTTCTGGAGTCAGTATGGAACATATTCCACAGTCAATATCTCCAACAGGAGAAACGACTACAGCTCCAAAAGATTTTTCTATACTG GGTTTAAAATGTGTGGATGACACAAATCCTTTCCTTTTTGGCGAATTTACATACGATAACACTGGCCCCCCTGTACAATACTTTGAAGTTCAA AATCGATCAGATAAACCATATGAGATAATTGAACTTAAAGTTCACTCGAATAGTGGTAATAATGAATACACCTGTATCTATAGAATACGGGTCCATGGTACCTTAAGTAAAAAGAAcagataa
- the LOC117607851 gene encoding soluble calcium-activated nucleotidase 1 isoform X1 yields MIRTRMQNKSIETMSYLRDWRQALRAPHVYRVANSTFRIQSQYLALIFLLLTVPLFLLGFPLLRGVVRSSPSNPFLTQCRYYKYNKTYPLSTPFKTSKGITYRIAIVSDLDHNSKSLDKKNIWHSIMKTGSLFWNPSTNLITILWDDRNQMLTSSLTMKGRGMELSELVTFDGRLLSFDDRTGVIYFIEGEEAYPWVILMDGNGKNTKGFKSEWATVKDEHLYVGSMGKEWTTPSGEFEHNNPLWIKVVSSRGEIESLNWISNYKRLRQAINIEYPGYMIHESGAWSDIHKRWFFLPRRCSHERYNETKDETMSCNILLTADENFVDIKVTKIGNLIPIRGFSSFKFLPGSEDSIIVALKTEEYQGQTATYIMAFTIEGNIIMPEAKVLDKKFEGLEFI; encoded by the exons ATGATACGAACTCGAATGCAGAACAAAAGTATAGAAACTATGTCTTATTTACGTGACTGGAGACAAGCACTACGTGCTCCTCACGTCTACAGAGTTGCCAATAGTACTTTTCGCATTCAAAGTCAGTATTTAGCTTTAATTTTCTTACTATTAACTGTGCCTCTATTTTTACTTGGATTCCCCTTGTTACGTGGAGTAGTACGCTCCTCGCCATCGAATCCGTTTTTAACACAATGTCGatattataaatacaataaaacgtACCCTTTGTCAACTCCATTTAAAACTTCAAAGGGTATTACCTATAGAATAGCAATAGTAAGTGATCTTGACCATAACTCCAAAAGTTTAGATAAAAAGAACATATGGCACAGCATTATGAAAACTGGAAGTCTCTTTTGGAACCCTAGCACAAATTTAATTACTATCCTTTGGGATGACAGAAATCAAATGTTAACATCATCTTTAACTATGAAAGGACGTGGAATGGAATTATCTGAATTAGTCACGTTTGATGGACGGTTATTGTCTTTCGATGACCGTACTGGagttatatattttatagaagGAGAAGAAGCTTACCCATGGGTCATATTAATGGATGGTAATGGCAAAAATACTAAAG GATTTAAATCTGAATGGGCAACTGTGAAAGATGAACATTTATACGTTGGCAGTATGGGCAAAGAATGGACTACTCCTTCAGGAGAGTTTGAGCACAATAATCCCCTCTGGATAAAAGTAGTATCTTCCCGTGGTGAAATTGAGTCCTTGAATTggatttcaaattataaaagatTACGGCAAGCAATTAACATTGAATATCCAG GTTATATGATACACGAATCAGGAGCCTGGAGTGATATACATAAAAGGTGGTTTTTTTTACCAAGAAGATGTTCTCACGAACGTTACAATGAAACTAAAGATGAAACAATGAGTTGTAACATATTACTAACTGCGGATGAAAATTTTGTAGACATTAAG GTTACCAAAATTGGTAATTTAATTCCAATTAGAGGATTCTCAAGTTTCAAGTTTTTACCGGGCTCCGAAGATTCAATCATTGTAGCTCTTAAAACTGAAGAATATCAGGGACAAACTGCCACATACATTATGGCATTTACTATTGAAGGGAACATAATAATGCCTGAAGCGAAAGTGTTGGATAAGAAATTTGAGGGCTTAGAATTTATATGA
- the LOC117607851 gene encoding soluble calcium-activated nucleotidase 1 isoform X2: protein MIRTRMQNKSIETMSYLRDWRQALRAPHVYRVANSTFRIQNKKNIWHSIMKTGSLFWNPSTNLITILWDDRNQMLTSSLTMKGRGMELSELVTFDGRLLSFDDRTGVIYFIEGEEAYPWVILMDGNGKNTKGFKSEWATVKDEHLYVGSMGKEWTTPSGEFEHNNPLWIKVVSSRGEIESLNWISNYKRLRQAINIEYPGYMIHESGAWSDIHKRWFFLPRRCSHERYNETKDETMSCNILLTADENFVDIKVTKIGNLIPIRGFSSFKFLPGSEDSIIVALKTEEYQGQTATYIMAFTIEGNIIMPEAKVLDKKFEGLEFI from the exons ATGATACGAACTCGAATGCAGAACAAAAGTATAGAAACTATGTCTTATTTACGTGACTGGAGACAAGCACTACGTGCTCCTCACGTCTACAGAGTTGCCAATAGTACTTTTCGCATTCAAA ATAAAAAGAACATATGGCACAGCATTATGAAAACTGGAAGTCTCTTTTGGAACCCTAGCACAAATTTAATTACTATCCTTTGGGATGACAGAAATCAAATGTTAACATCATCTTTAACTATGAAAGGACGTGGAATGGAATTATCTGAATTAGTCACGTTTGATGGACGGTTATTGTCTTTCGATGACCGTACTGGagttatatattttatagaagGAGAAGAAGCTTACCCATGGGTCATATTAATGGATGGTAATGGCAAAAATACTAAAG GATTTAAATCTGAATGGGCAACTGTGAAAGATGAACATTTATACGTTGGCAGTATGGGCAAAGAATGGACTACTCCTTCAGGAGAGTTTGAGCACAATAATCCCCTCTGGATAAAAGTAGTATCTTCCCGTGGTGAAATTGAGTCCTTGAATTggatttcaaattataaaagatTACGGCAAGCAATTAACATTGAATATCCAG GTTATATGATACACGAATCAGGAGCCTGGAGTGATATACATAAAAGGTGGTTTTTTTTACCAAGAAGATGTTCTCACGAACGTTACAATGAAACTAAAGATGAAACAATGAGTTGTAACATATTACTAACTGCGGATGAAAATTTTGTAGACATTAAG GTTACCAAAATTGGTAATTTAATTCCAATTAGAGGATTCTCAAGTTTCAAGTTTTTACCGGGCTCCGAAGATTCAATCATTGTAGCTCTTAAAACTGAAGAATATCAGGGACAAACTGCCACATACATTATGGCATTTACTATTGAAGGGAACATAATAATGCCTGAAGCGAAAGTGTTGGATAAGAAATTTGAGGGCTTAGAATTTATATGA